Proteins from a single region of Planctomycetaceae bacterium:
- a CDS encoding pyridoxine 5'-phosphate synthase, with protein MSGLGVNIDHVATIRQARKTIEPDPVWAAAQAELGGADCITFHLRKDRRHINDRDAHLLSASVGVKLNMEMSLDEEIVAIALQLRPDQATLVPENRQELTTEGGLDAVACAKRLTEVTRALREAGVLVSAFVDPISPQIHAAAAAGCQAIELHTGTYANACLASPRRASAGGAHVSEATHVHAASAQEALEQIRAGLQEGLAAGLIVHGGHGLTYSNISPIAALKGFTEFNIGHSIISRAVFTGLSAAVAEMKRLIVDAAS; from the coding sequence ATGTCCGGACTGGGCGTAAATATCGATCACGTGGCCACCATCCGCCAGGCGCGCAAGACCATCGAGCCTGACCCGGTGTGGGCGGCGGCCCAGGCGGAACTGGGCGGGGCAGACTGCATCACGTTTCATCTGCGCAAGGACCGCCGGCACATCAACGACCGCGACGCGCATCTGCTGTCGGCCAGCGTGGGCGTCAAGCTCAACATGGAGATGTCGCTGGACGAGGAGATCGTGGCTATCGCCCTGCAGCTGCGCCCCGACCAGGCGACGCTGGTGCCCGAGAACCGCCAGGAACTGACCACCGAAGGCGGGCTCGATGCGGTCGCCTGCGCGAAGCGCCTGACCGAAGTCACCCGCGCCCTGCGCGAGGCCGGCGTGCTGGTCAGCGCGTTTGTGGACCCGATCTCGCCGCAGATTCACGCGGCGGCGGCCGCCGGCTGCCAGGCCATCGAGCTGCACACCGGCACGTACGCCAACGCCTGCCTGGCCTCGCCGCGCCGCGCGTCGGCGGGCGGCGCCCACGTCAGCGAGGCCACGCATGTTCACGCGGCTTCGGCACAGGAAGCGCTCGAGCAGATCCGCGCGGGATTGCAGGAAGGCCTGGCCGCGGGGCTGATCGTCCACGGCGGGCACGGGCTGACCTATTCCAACATCTCGCCGATCGCCGCGTTGAAAGGGTTCACCGAGTTCAACATCGGCCACTCGATCATCTCCCGCGCCGTCTTCACCGGCCTGTCCGCAGCCGTGGCCGAAATGAAACGCCTGATCGTCGACGCGGCGAGTTAG
- a CDS encoding PPC domain-containing protein — protein sequence MSSARQIGIAVMAAAAALLAAAPASAQERTPRIGYVYPAGGRQGSEFQVALGGRLMQGYTGVHISGPGVRAVVVEHQHPLPGREANALREELGKLREKIRGPRSATAAATRPQVTETDRQRAQEIARLLDESRKRMLNPAIAETMIVKVTLAPDAAPGRREVRLMTDHGLSNPMTFYVDSLAETRETAPDPDENLPGPLREARRARRNAQRGGAEAQEPLDVALPVIINGQIMPGDVDRYRFDARKGQRIVAAVAARDLIPYLADAVPGWFQAALAIYDASGKELSYADRMKYQIDPVVMCEIPADGQYVVEIKDALYRGREDFVYRLTVGELPYITGVFPLGGKAGIATAVELSGWNLPTKTLSPRFEEAATHSLTVPNASNAVPFAVDTLEESLEREPNNTMSAAQALTPPVIVNGRIDRPGDWDVFRFHGRSGSRIVAQVQARKLNSPLDAVLRLTDGTGKQLAISDDCEDKAAGRSTHHADPTIAFTLPEDGTYFLHLGDTAGAGGPGYTYRLRVSPPRPDFVLRLAPSAISLRRGQTVALTVQAVRIDDYSGPIDLSLKDAPEGFVLSGGRIAPGADRATMTLTAPVKIPAEMMPLRIEGSAMINRRAVVRPALPAEDMMQAFAYRHMVRALELYADVVARGGQSRGPIKLIGELPVPIASGGQGSVTVGYNSISNSGTITMELVDPPAGVSIRKIAPAGANTEITFAADATKIKAPLEGNLIVEAFMVRVPDKNKPQNVQRYSLGLLPAIPFKILGAVSTN from the coding sequence GTGAGTTCCGCGCGACAGATTGGCATCGCCGTCATGGCCGCGGCGGCGGCGTTGCTGGCGGCAGCGCCGGCGTCGGCACAGGAACGAACGCCGCGCATCGGGTACGTTTATCCGGCCGGGGGCAGGCAGGGCAGCGAGTTCCAGGTCGCCCTGGGCGGGCGGTTGATGCAGGGCTACACCGGCGTGCATATCAGCGGTCCGGGCGTGCGGGCGGTTGTCGTCGAGCACCAGCATCCGCTCCCGGGCCGAGAGGCCAACGCCCTCCGCGAGGAACTGGGCAAGCTGCGGGAAAAGATTCGCGGCCCCCGCTCCGCCACCGCCGCGGCCACGCGTCCCCAAGTCACCGAGACCGATCGCCAGCGGGCGCAGGAGATCGCCCGGCTGCTGGATGAATCGCGCAAGCGGATGCTCAACCCCGCCATCGCCGAGACGATGATCGTCAAGGTCACACTGGCGCCCGACGCGGCGCCGGGGCGGCGCGAGGTTCGCCTGATGACCGACCACGGCCTGTCCAACCCGATGACCTTTTATGTCGACAGTCTTGCCGAGACGCGGGAGACGGCGCCCGATCCGGACGAGAACTTGCCTGGGCCACTGCGGGAGGCCCGCCGCGCCCGCAGGAACGCCCAGCGCGGCGGCGCCGAGGCCCAGGAGCCTCTCGACGTCGCCCTGCCGGTGATCATCAACGGCCAGATCATGCCCGGCGACGTCGACCGCTACCGCTTCGATGCCCGCAAAGGGCAGCGCATCGTCGCCGCGGTGGCCGCACGCGACCTGATCCCGTACCTGGCCGACGCGGTGCCCGGATGGTTCCAGGCGGCGCTGGCCATCTATGACGCCTCGGGCAAGGAGTTGAGCTACGCCGACCGCATGAAGTACCAGATCGACCCGGTCGTGATGTGCGAGATCCCCGCCGACGGCCAGTACGTCGTCGAGATCAAGGACGCCCTCTATCGCGGACGCGAGGACTTCGTCTACCGCCTGACAGTGGGGGAGCTGCCCTATATCACCGGCGTGTTCCCCCTGGGCGGCAAAGCCGGCATCGCCACGGCGGTCGAACTGAGCGGATGGAACCTGCCGACCAAGACGCTGAGCCCGCGATTCGAAGAGGCCGCCACGCACTCGCTGACAGTCCCCAACGCCTCCAACGCCGTGCCCTTCGCCGTTGACACGCTCGAGGAATCGCTCGAGCGCGAACCCAACAACACAATGTCCGCCGCCCAGGCCCTGACGCCCCCGGTTATCGTCAACGGGCGGATCGACCGACCGGGGGACTGGGACGTGTTCCGCTTCCACGGCCGCTCGGGCAGCCGCATCGTTGCGCAGGTGCAGGCGCGAAAACTGAACTCGCCGCTGGACGCGGTGCTCAGGCTGACCGACGGAACCGGAAAGCAACTGGCCATCAGCGACGATTGCGAAGACAAAGCCGCCGGCCGCAGCACCCATCACGCCGACCCGACGATCGCCTTCACCCTGCCCGAGGACGGCACGTACTTTCTGCACCTGGGCGATACGGCCGGCGCCGGCGGACCAGGCTACACCTACCGCCTGCGCGTCAGCCCGCCACGCCCCGACTTCGTCCTGCGCCTGGCGCCGTCGGCGATCAGTCTGCGCCGCGGGCAGACGGTCGCCCTGACGGTCCAGGCTGTCCGCATCGACGATTATTCCGGGCCCATCGACCTGTCCCTGAAGGACGCGCCGGAAGGGTTCGTGCTCAGCGGGGGACGCATCGCGCCCGGCGCCGACCGCGCCACAATGACCCTCACCGCTCCGGTGAAGATTCCTGCCGAGATGATGCCCCTGCGCATCGAGGGCAGCGCGATGATCAACCGCCGCGCCGTGGTGCGTCCGGCCCTGCCGGCCGAAGACATGATGCAGGCCTTTGCCTACCGCCACATGGTGCGGGCGCTGGAACTCTATGCCGACGTGGTCGCCCGAGGCGGGCAAAGCCGCGGGCCCATCAAGCTGATCGGCGAGCTGCCGGTGCCCATTGCCTCCGGCGGGCAAGGCAGCGTGACCGTCGGGTACAACAGCATCTCCAATTCCGGGACCATCACGATGGAACTCGTCGACCCGCCCGCAGGTGTGTCGATTCGCAAGATTGCCCCCGCCGGCGCCAACACCGAGATCACCTTCGCAGCCGACGCGACAAAAATCAAAGCCCCGTTGGAAGGCAACCTCATCGTCGAGGCCTTCATGGTGCGCGTGCCCGACAAGAACAAGCCCCAGAACGTGCAGCGCTACTCCCTGGGTCTTCTTCCGGCGATCCCCTTCAAGATCCTCGGGGCGGTAAGCACAAATTAG